A single genomic interval of Pelodiscus sinensis isolate JC-2024 chromosome 28, ASM4963464v1, whole genome shotgun sequence harbors:
- the EGR3 gene encoding early growth response protein 3 isoform X1 — translation MTGKLVEKLPGTMNTLMNPLPDNLYPEEIPNSLNLFSGSSESVAHYNQMAADNVMDIGLANEKTSQELSSYSGSFQPAPGNKTVTYLGKFAFDSPSNWCQDNIISLMSAGILGVPPSSSAITSTQNSAASMVQNQGEVDQMYPALPPYSTCSDLYSEPVSFHDPQGNPGLTYSPQDYQTAKPGLDSNLFPMIPDYNLYHHPNDMGALPEHKPFQSLDPIRVNPPPITPLETIKAFKDKQIHPSFGSLQQPPLTLKPIRPRKYPNRPSKTPLHERPHACPAEGCDRRFSRSDELTRHLRIHTGHKPFQCRICMRSFSRSDHLTTHIRTHTGEKPFACEFCGRKFARSDERKRHAKIHLKQKEKKAEKGSSASSSPPVSLAPVVTTCA, via the exons ATGACCGGCAAACTGGTGGAGAAGCTGCCGGGGACCATGAACACTTTGATGAACCCGTTGCCTGACAATCTGTACCCCGAGGAGATCCCCAACTCTCTGAACCTCTTCTCCGGCAGCAGCGAGTCGGTGGCTCATTACAACCAGATGGCTGCAG ATAATGTTATGGATATTGGATTAGCGAACGAAAAGACCAGCCAGGAGCTGTCGTCCTATTCGGGCAGTTTCCAGCCCGCCCCTGGCAACAAGACTGTGACCTACCTGGGGAAATTCGCCTTCGATTCCCCGTCCAACTGGTGTCAGGATAACATCATCAGCCTCATGAGCGCGGGGATCCTGGGGGTGCCGCCTTCCTCCAGCGCCATCACCAGCACCCAGAACTCCGCCGCCAGCATGGTGCAGAACCAGGGCGAGGTGGACCAGATGTACCCCGCGCTGCCCCCGTATTCCACCTGCAGTGACCTCTACTCGGAGCCAGTCTCCTTCCACGACCCGCAAGGCAACCCCGGCCTCACCTATTCCCCCCAGGATTACCAAACCGCCAAGCCCGGCTTGGACAGTAACCTCTTCCCCATGATCCCAGACTATAACCTCTACCACCACCCCAACGACATGGGCGCCCTTCCGGAGCACAAACCCTTCCAAAGCCTGGATCCCATCCGAGTcaaccctccccccatcaccccGCTGGAGACCATCAAAGCCTTCAAGGACAAACAGATCCACCCCAGCTTCGGCAGCCTCCAGCAGCCgcccctcaccctcaagcccaTCCGGCCCCGCAAGTACCCCAACCGGCCCAGCAAAACCCCGCTCCACGAGCGCCCCCACGCCTGCCCGGCCGAGGGCTGCGACCGGCGCTTCTCCAGGTCGGACGAACTCACCCGGCACCTGCGGATCCACACGGGCCACAAGCCCTTCCAGTGCCGCATCTGCATGCGGAGCTTCAGCCGCAGCGACCACCTCACCACCCACATCCGCACCCACACGGGCGAGAAGCCCTTCGCCTGCGAGTTCTGCGGGCGCAAGTTTGCGCGCAGCGACGAGCGCAAGCGGCACGCCAAGATCCACCTGAAGCAGAAGGAGAAGAAGGCCGAGAAGggctcctccgcctcctcctcgcCGCCCGTGTCCTTGGCCCCGGTGGTCACCACCTGCGCGTGA
- the EGR3 gene encoding early growth response protein 3 isoform X2, whose amino-acid sequence MDIGLANEKTSQELSSYSGSFQPAPGNKTVTYLGKFAFDSPSNWCQDNIISLMSAGILGVPPSSSAITSTQNSAASMVQNQGEVDQMYPALPPYSTCSDLYSEPVSFHDPQGNPGLTYSPQDYQTAKPGLDSNLFPMIPDYNLYHHPNDMGALPEHKPFQSLDPIRVNPPPITPLETIKAFKDKQIHPSFGSLQQPPLTLKPIRPRKYPNRPSKTPLHERPHACPAEGCDRRFSRSDELTRHLRIHTGHKPFQCRICMRSFSRSDHLTTHIRTHTGEKPFACEFCGRKFARSDERKRHAKIHLKQKEKKAEKGSSASSSPPVSLAPVVTTCA is encoded by the coding sequence ATGGATATTGGATTAGCGAACGAAAAGACCAGCCAGGAGCTGTCGTCCTATTCGGGCAGTTTCCAGCCCGCCCCTGGCAACAAGACTGTGACCTACCTGGGGAAATTCGCCTTCGATTCCCCGTCCAACTGGTGTCAGGATAACATCATCAGCCTCATGAGCGCGGGGATCCTGGGGGTGCCGCCTTCCTCCAGCGCCATCACCAGCACCCAGAACTCCGCCGCCAGCATGGTGCAGAACCAGGGCGAGGTGGACCAGATGTACCCCGCGCTGCCCCCGTATTCCACCTGCAGTGACCTCTACTCGGAGCCAGTCTCCTTCCACGACCCGCAAGGCAACCCCGGCCTCACCTATTCCCCCCAGGATTACCAAACCGCCAAGCCCGGCTTGGACAGTAACCTCTTCCCCATGATCCCAGACTATAACCTCTACCACCACCCCAACGACATGGGCGCCCTTCCGGAGCACAAACCCTTCCAAAGCCTGGATCCCATCCGAGTcaaccctccccccatcaccccGCTGGAGACCATCAAAGCCTTCAAGGACAAACAGATCCACCCCAGCTTCGGCAGCCTCCAGCAGCCgcccctcaccctcaagcccaTCCGGCCCCGCAAGTACCCCAACCGGCCCAGCAAAACCCCGCTCCACGAGCGCCCCCACGCCTGCCCGGCCGAGGGCTGCGACCGGCGCTTCTCCAGGTCGGACGAACTCACCCGGCACCTGCGGATCCACACGGGCCACAAGCCCTTCCAGTGCCGCATCTGCATGCGGAGCTTCAGCCGCAGCGACCACCTCACCACCCACATCCGCACCCACACGGGCGAGAAGCCCTTCGCCTGCGAGTTCTGCGGGCGCAAGTTTGCGCGCAGCGACGAGCGCAAGCGGCACGCCAAGATCCACCTGAAGCAGAAGGAGAAGAAGGCCGAGAAGggctcctccgcctcctcctcgcCGCCCGTGTCCTTGGCCCCGGTGGTCACCACCTGCGCGTGA